The following proteins come from a genomic window of Pseudomonas syringae:
- a CDS encoding endonuclease/exonuclease/phosphatase family protein — MRRWGKGSPRIVGLHDPQVNEHHLTQSGLPEDGRLRLLSFNIQVGISTQRYHHYVTRSWQHLLPHGGRAGNLQKIGELINDFDLVALQEVDGGSMRSGFVNQVEHLAQLGGFPYWYQQLNRNLGRLAQHSNGVLSRLRPTKIEDHPLPGPAGRGAILVRFGEGEDALVVVMMHLALGTRTRTRQLAYIRELIGGYRHQVLMGDMNTHANDLLEHSPLRDLGLLAPQIEATFPSWRPQRCLDHILLSPTLTLERVQVLAHPISDHLPVAVEIRLPASLCGDSLPVPSGGSLA, encoded by the coding sequence ATGCGCCGCTGGGGCAAAGGTAGCCCGCGTATCGTTGGCCTGCATGATCCGCAGGTCAACGAACATCACCTGACGCAAAGCGGCTTGCCGGAAGACGGCAGGCTGCGTTTGCTCAGTTTCAATATTCAGGTCGGTATCAGTACCCAGCGCTACCATCACTACGTGACGCGCAGCTGGCAGCATTTGCTGCCGCACGGCGGGCGTGCAGGCAACCTGCAGAAAATCGGCGAGCTGATCAACGATTTCGACCTGGTGGCGCTTCAGGAAGTCGACGGCGGTAGCATGCGCTCCGGCTTCGTCAATCAGGTCGAGCATCTTGCCCAGCTGGGTGGTTTTCCGTACTGGTATCAACAGCTCAACCGCAACCTCGGGCGCCTGGCCCAGCACAGCAATGGCGTGCTGAGCCGTTTGCGGCCGACCAAGATCGAGGACCACCCACTGCCTGGCCCGGCCGGGCGTGGTGCAATTCTCGTTCGCTTCGGCGAAGGAGAGGATGCGCTGGTGGTGGTCATGATGCACCTGGCCCTCGGCACCCGTACCCGGACCCGACAGCTGGCCTACATCCGTGAACTGATCGGCGGCTACCGCCATCAGGTGCTCATGGGCGACATGAACACGCATGCCAACGACTTGCTGGAGCATTCCCCACTTCGAGATCTGGGCCTTCTGGCCCCGCAGATCGAAGCGACCTTCCCCAGCTGGCGGCCACAGCGCTGTCTTGATCACATTCTGCTCAGCCCGACCCTGACACTGGAACGTGTGCAGGTGCTGGCTCACCCTATTTCCGATCACCTGCCGGTTGCCGTCGAGATTCGCCTGCCTGCTTCACTGTGTGGGGACTCACTGCCTGTGCCCTCTGGTGGAAGCCTTGCATGA
- a CDS encoding thiol:disulfide interchange protein DsbA/DsbL: protein MRNLIISAALVAASLFGMSAQAAAPIEAGKQYVELKSAVPVAEPGKIEVIELFWYGCPHCYAFEPTINPWVEKLPSDVHFVRIPAMFGGPWDAHGQLFITLDTMGVEHKVHAAVFEAIQKGGKRLTDKNDMADFVATQGVNKDDFLKTFDSFAVKGKIAQYKELAKKYEVTGVPTMIVNGKYRFDLGSAGGPEATLQVADQLIAKERAAAAAAK from the coding sequence ATGCGTAATCTGATCATCAGCGCCGCTCTGGTTGCCGCCAGTCTGTTCGGTATGTCCGCCCAGGCCGCCGCGCCCATCGAGGCTGGCAAACAATACGTCGAGCTGAAAAGCGCTGTGCCTGTCGCCGAGCCAGGCAAGATCGAAGTAATCGAGCTGTTCTGGTATGGCTGCCCGCATTGCTACGCGTTCGAGCCAACCATCAATCCGTGGGTTGAAAAACTTCCGTCCGATGTGCACTTCGTACGTATCCCGGCCATGTTCGGCGGCCCTTGGGATGCCCACGGCCAACTGTTCATCACCCTGGACACCATGGGTGTCGAGCACAAGGTTCACGCGGCAGTATTCGAAGCCATCCAGAAAGGCGGCAAGCGCCTGACCGACAAGAACGACATGGCCGATTTCGTCGCCACCCAAGGCGTGAACAAGGATGACTTCCTCAAGACATTCGATTCCTTCGCCGTGAAGGGCAAGATCGCGCAGTACAAGGAACTGGCCAAGAAGTACGAAGTGACCGGCGTTCCAACCATGATCGTCAACGGCAAATACCGCTTTGACCTCGGTTCTGCCGGTGGTCCGGAAGCTACCTTGCAGGTGGCTGACCAGTTGATCGCCAAAGAGCGAGCGGCTGCTGCAGCCGCCAAGTAA